One Gossypium hirsutum isolate 1008001.06 chromosome A11, Gossypium_hirsutum_v2.1, whole genome shotgun sequence genomic window carries:
- the LOC107912999 gene encoding AAA-ATPase At3g50940, translating to MASTLSILATFTIIRSTFNDFIPKEIRDYLWSFIRRFSSEFTLVIEESHDGSSNHIFQATMEYLGSHVLSASAAEGFPKRLTVGKSEKVRKFTFGLDRHSEIVDIFHDVPLKWKYNADVNTNTNNQHTSESRWYELSFQKNHVEMVKSKYIPHIINTAKKLKDRNRMVKFHTVRRERWSSSAVNLDHPMTFDTLALDGDLKKTIMEDLDSFINGKEYYKKIGKVWKRGYLLYGPPGTGKSSLIAAMANHLNFDIYNLNLSAVNSDSSLEYLLLHVSNRSILVIEDIDCTVKLQNRDAGDPTASYPHVQVTLSGLLNAIDGLLSCCGDERIIVFTTNYKDKIDPALLRAGRMDKHICLSYSTASTFKQLAVNYLGILNHNLFSRIEKIIGEINVSPAEIAGELMKSKDPKTCLEGLIELLESKASEATSKPEEGEGGNNTKQEKGCKSKGSNTTNSDSPNHNAITFLTVGPDPMTVREYTVKAELAPILKAVLLKHGDIVTDCSLNSTQCRSSLLEIACGIIQKLQAAKLEDLTEPELRSMLASVSDLESLKLRVSWLRKRLDQIIEALQLVKQCSALEEDKRKILQEIEEMQKELGSCHMETLEKEKKTLRIQEMEAVIGTTSESISSNEARLSCFYERSLVEGLLCL from the exons ATGGCATCGACACTGTCAATTTTGGCTACTTTCACTATTATCCGCAGCACATTCAATGACTTCATCCCCAAGGAAATAAGAGACTATTTGTGGAGTTTCATCCGCCGTTTCTCATCGGAATTCACCTTGGTTATCGAAGAATCACATGATGGATCGAGCAACCATATTTTCCAGGCTACCATGGAATACCTTGGCAGCCATGTGCTGTCTGCTTCAGCTGCCGAAGGTTTCCCGAAGCGTCTCACAGTAGGCAAGAGCGAGAAAGTAAGGAAGTTCACGTTCGGCCTCGATAGACACTCAGAGATCGTGGATATATTTCATGATGTTCCCTTGAAGTGGAAGTACAACGCTGATGTCAACACGAATACTAATAATCAACACACATCTGAATCGAGGTGGTACGAGCTTAGTTTTCAGAAGAATCATGTTGAGATGGTAAAGAGCAAGTATATTCCTCACATCATCAACACGGCCAAGAAACTGAAAGACCGGAATCGGATGGTGAAGTTTCACACTGTGAGGCGTGAAAGGTGGAGCTCAAGTGCTGTCAATCTAGACCATCCTATGACATTTGATACATTAGCCTTGGATGGTGACCTCAAAAAGACTATTATGGAGGATCTTGACAGCTTTATTAATGGCAAGGAGTACTATAAGAAAATTGGGAAAGTGTGGAAGCGTGGTTACTTGCTATATGGTCCCCCTGGAACAGGCAAATCAAGTTTGATTGCAGCCATGGCAAATCATCTCAACTTTGATATTTACAACTTGAACTTATCAGCAGTCAACTCGGACTCCTCTCTTGAGTACTTGTTGCTTCATGTGTCGAATCGTTCCATTCTTGTGATCGAAGATATTGATTGTACAGTCAAATTACAGAACAGAGATGCAGGGGACCCAACCGCGAGTTATCCGCATGTCCAG GTGACACTTTCTGGACTTCTGAACGCCATCGACGGCCTATTGTCGTGCTGCGGAGACGAGAGGATCATTGTTTTCACCACCAACTACAAGGATAAAATTGATCCTGCGCTGTTGCGAGCCGGTCGCATGGACAAGCACATATGCTTGTCTTACAGCACCGCCTCTACCTTCAAGCAACTCGCGGTCAACTATCTCGGCATTTTGAACCACAATCTCTTCTCTCGTATAGAAAAGATTATAGGAGAGATCAATGTTTCCCCAGCCGAAATTGCAGGTGAACTAATGAAGTCCAAAGATCCCAAAACTTGTCTGGAGGGCCTTATTGAGCTCCTGGAAAGCAAG GCATCGGAGGCGACTTCAAAACCTGAAGAAGGAGAAGGCGGTAACAATACAAAGCAGGAGAAAGGATGTAAAAGCAAAGGTTCCAATACCACAAACAGTGACTCTCCAAACCATAATGCCATTACGTTTCTCACCGTGGGTCCTGATCCAATGACAGTGAGAGAATATACGGTAAAAGCGGAGCTAGCACCAATCCTTAAAGCGGTTCTGTTGAAACACGGGGACATTGTTACCGACTGCTCATTGAACTCAACGCAGTGCCGTTCGTCTCTCCTGGAGATCGCCTGTGGGATCATCCAGAAACTACAAGCAGCGAAATTGGAAGATTTAACAGAACCTGAGCTCCGCTCCATGCTTGCAAGTGTTTCAGATTTGGAATCGTTGAAGTTGCGAGTTAGTTGGCTCCGTAAGAGACTGGATCAAATTATTGAGGCACTGCAACTAGTGAAGCAATGTTCAGCCCTAGAGGAAGACAAGAGgaaaattcttcaagaaatcgAGGAGATGCAGAAAGAGCTTGGAAGTTGCCACATGGAAACactagaaaaggaaaagaaaacccTCCGAATCCAGGAAATGGAGGCTGTGATCGGAACTACTTCGGAATCCATCTCTAGCAATGAGGCAAGATTGAGTTGTTTCTATGAGAGGTCTTTGGTGGAAGGGCTACTTTGTCTTTGA
- the LOC121203235 gene encoding endoglucanase 10-like — translation MKRISEAEMGGKQAEASNPRDRGSSIWCFLVLLIGALVVTAAALTILKYLHFSKNNEAHPINKKYADALELALQFFDVQKSGKLVDNRIPWRGDSGLQDGSEENLDLSKGMYDAGDAMKFGFPMAFTATVLSWSILEYGGQMNAVKQIGYAYNSLRWITDYLINSHPSENVLYFQVIYFSYAIWHPTDT, via the exons ATGAAGCGGATTTCAGAGGCTGAAATGGGAGGGAAGCAGGCCGAAGCTTCGAACCCCAGGGACAGGGGCTCCTCTATCTGGTGTTTTCTGGTTTTACTAATCGGAGCTCTTGTAGTAACAGCAGCTGCACTCACGATTTTAAAGTACTTGCATTTTTCCAAGAACAATGAAGCTCACCCCATCAACAAGAAATATGCCGATGCTCTTGAACTAGCTCTTCAATTCTTTGACGTACAAAAAT CTGGCAAGTTAGTGGATAATAGGATTCCTTGGAGAGGAGACTCGGGGCTGCAAGATGGGAGTGAAGAGAATTTGGATTTATCAAAAGGAATGTATGATGCTGGGGATGCAATGAAATTTGGATTCCCAATGGCATTCACTGCCACAGTGCTTTCATGGTCGATTCTTGAGTATGGTGGTCAAATGAATGCTGTGAAGCAAATCGGATATGCATATAATTCTCTTAGGTGGATCACAGATTACCTTATCAATTCACATCCTTCTGAGAACGTGCTTTATTTCCAGGTAATTTATTTCTCATACGCAATTTGGCATCCAACTGatacataa
- the LOC107911058 gene encoding endoglucanase 24-like, which translates to MTERRPVTQVNTSFPGTEVAAETAAALASASLVFKENDPDYSSSLLTHARQLFTFADTYRASYSISIPQVQGFYNSTGYGDELLWAASWLYHATRDDSYLRYVTELNGQRFANMEITTWFSWDDKLAGTQVLLSRIIFFGAKDMPTVENLDLQMYRKTAELVMCGLLPDSPTATSRRTDGGLIWITEWNPLQHAVASAFLAVLYSDYMLTSQTETLYCSGNPYKPDDLRNFAISQVNRNLVAKETLCRMIDMCRGVNQLSLNEQADYVLGENPMKMSYLVGYGSRYPFYVHHRGSSIPVNADTSCQDGFKWLYSDDPNPNIAVGALVGGPSLNDSYSDTRDNVKQSEPSTYNSALLVGLLSGLISTSSVVKSYT; encoded by the exons ATGACAGAAAGAAGGCCTGTAACACAGGTTAATACATCTTTCCCCGGAACTGAAGTGGCGGCGGAAACAGCTGCTGCTCTGGCATCGGCTTCTCTGGTTTTCAAGGAAAACGACCCTGATTATTCGAGTTCGCTCCTTACGCATGCTAGGCAACTCTTCACTTTTGCTGATACTTATAGAGCTTCTTACAGCATCAGTATTCCTCAAGTGCAGGGATTCTACAATTCCACAGGATATGGAGATGAACTGCTGTGGGCTGCTTCATGGCTCTATCATGCTACACGAGACGATTCGTACTTGAGATACGTAACCGAGCTAAACGGGCAACGTTTTGCCAATATGGAGATTACAACTTGGTTCAGTTGGGATGACAAGCTTGCTGGAACTCAG GTCCTACTCTCCAGGATAATCTTTTTCGGTGCCAAAGACATGCCGACCGTCGAGAACTTAGATCTCCAAATGTATAGGAAAACAGCTGAGCTTGTCATGTGTGGTCTTCTACCAGATTCACCAACTGCCACATCAAGAAGAACAGATG GTGGCTTGATATGGATCACAGAATGGAACCCATTGCAGCATGCAGTGGCTTCTGCATTCCTAGCTGTACTTTACAGCGATTACATGCTCACTTCGCAAACCGAAACACTATATTGCAGTGGGAATCCATACAAGCCAGACGATCTTCGCAACTTCGCTATTTCCCAGGTAAACCGAAACTTGGTGGCAAAGGAAACATTGTGCCGGATGATTGATATGTGTAGGGGTGTAAACCAACTGAGCTTGAACGAACAA GCAGATTATGTTCTGGGAGAAAATCCCATGAAGATGAGCTATCTTGTTGGTTATGGTAGTAGGTACCCCTTTTATGTACACCATAGGGGATCTTCAATTCCGGTGAATGCCGACACCAGCTGCCAAGACGGGTTCAAATGGCTTTATTCAGATGACCCGAATCCAAATATAGCTGTTGGAGCACTTGTTGGCGGCCCTTCTTTGAATGATTCCTATTCTGATACTCGAGACAATGTGAAACAGAGTGAACCAAGCACGTATAACAGTGCCCTCCTCGTTGGCCTGCTTTCTGGCCTCATCTCAACTTCGTCTGTGGTTAAATCTTATACATAG